One genomic region from Delphinus delphis chromosome 14, mDelDel1.2, whole genome shotgun sequence encodes:
- the VNN2 gene encoding pantetheine hydrolase VNN2 isoform X2 yields the protein MIISSFQTSVAVFALIILHVSALATFKAAVYEHAVILPNDTETPVSQDYALLLMNRNIDILERAIKQAAEQGAQIIVTPEDAIYGWKFTREAIFPYLEDIPDPLVNWIPCQDPHRFGHTPVQARLSCLAKDNSIYVVANIGDKKPCHSRDSACPPNGHYQYNTNVVYDANGKLVARYHKYNLYSELQFDVPEKPELVTFNTSFGKFGIFTCFDILFHDPAVTLVKDFHVDTILFPTAWMNVLPFLTAIEFHSAWAMGMKVNLLVANTHNVRLKMTGSGIYAPHSPKAYHYDMETELGKILFAEVDSYPRNSPTYPPAVNWSAYATTIKPFPGQKNPFRGFISRDEFNFTELFENAGNLTVCQKELCCHLSYRMLGKENEVYVLGAFAGLHGRRRREYWQVCTMVKCKSTNLATCGQPVDTALTRFEMFSLSGTFRMEYVFPEVLLTKINLAPGKFEVLKDGRLVNKNGSSEPILTVSLFGRWYTKDVRSISGASLVPQWLSIRLPM from the exons ATGATCATTTCCTCTTTTCAAACCTCCGTGGCAGTTTTTGCGCTAATTATTCTGCATGTCAGTGCTTTGGCTACTTTCAAAGCTGCAGTATATGAACATGCTGTCATATTGCCAAATGACACAGAAACACCCGTTTCTCAGGATTATGCCTTGCTCCTCATGAACAGGAATATAGATATTCTGGAGAGAGCAATTAAGCAGGCTGCTGAAcag GGTGCTCAGATCATTGTGACTCCGGAAGATGCAATTTACGGATGGAAATTTACCAGGGAAGCCATTTTCCCTTATCTGGAGGATATTCCAGATCCTCTGGTGAATTGGATTCCATGTCAAGACCCACACAG ATTTGGTCATACACCAGTACAAGCAAGACTCAGCTGCCTGGCCAAGGACAACTCTATCTATGTCGTGGCAAATATCGGGGACAAAAAGCCATGTCATTCCCGTGACTCCGCGTGTCCTCCTAATGGCCATTATCAATACAACACCAACGTGGTGTATGATGCAAATGGAAAGCTGGTGGCACGTTACCATAAG TACAACCTctactctgagcttcagtttgaTGTCCCCGAAAAGCCGGAGCTGGTGACTTTCAACACCTCCTTTGGGAAGTTTGGCATTTTCACATGCTTTGATATCCTCTTCCATGATCCTGCTGTGACCCTGGTGAAAGATTTCCACGTGGACACTATATTGTTTCCCACAGCTTGGATGAATGTTTTGCCCTTTTTGACAGCTATTGAGTTTCATTCAGCTTGGGCAATGGGAATGAAAGTTAATCTTCTTGTGGCCAACACACATAATGTCCGCCTAAAAATGACAG GCAGTGGTATCTATGCACCACACTCTCCCAAAGCATACCATTATGATATGGAAACAGAGTTGGGAAAGATCCTCTTTGCAGAGGTGGATTCGTATCCCCGAAACTCTCCAACCTACCCACCAGCTGTGAATTGGAGTGCCTACGCCACCACCATCAAACCATTCCCAGGACAGAAAAATCCCTTTAGGGGCTTTATTTCCCGGGATGAGTTCAACTTCACAGAACTCTTTGAAAATGCAGGAAACCTTACAGTCTGTCAAAAAGAGCTGTGCTGTCATTTAAGCTACAGAATGTTAGGAAAAGAGAATGAAGTGTATGTTCTAGGAGCTTTTGCTGGACTTCatggcagaaggagaagagagtatTGGCAG GTATGCACAATGGTGAAATGTAAATCTACTAATCTGGCAACTTGTGGACAGCCAGTAGACACTGCTCTGACAAGATTTGAAATGTTCTCCCTAAGTGGCACATTTAGAATGGAGTATGTTTTTCCTGAAGTGCTACTTACTAAAATCAATCTGGCACCTGGAAAATTTGAG